Proteins from a genomic interval of Papaver somniferum cultivar HN1 chromosome 4, ASM357369v1, whole genome shotgun sequence:
- the LOC113275974 gene encoding HVA22-like protein a, translating into MGLGSFLKVVAQNFDILAGPLITLVYPLHASIQAIESKTPADDQQWLTYWVLYSMITLFELTFAKLIEWLPFWSYAKLIATGWLVLPYFSGASYVYEHFVRPIYVNPPNLNVWHVPWGKKNDLAKPEDVLTAAEKYIQEHGTESLEKLISTSRADKESRFSSSSNYIFDGDYSHRYY; encoded by the exons ATGGGTTTAGGGAGTTTTCTCAAGGTGGTCGCTCAGAACTTTGATATTCTTGCTGG GCCTTTAATCACTCTGGTGTATCCCCT ACATGCATCAATTCAAGCAATTGAGAGTAAGACTCCAGCTGACGATCAACAATGGCTAACATATTGGGTTTTGTATTCCATGATTACTCTCTTCGAGCTTACTTTTGCCAAACTCATTGAATG GTTACCATTCTGGTCGTATGCGAAGCTGATTGCCACTGGCTGGTTGGTATTGCCTTACTTCAGTGGGGCATCTTATGTCTATGAGCACTTTGTTAGACCGATATATGTCAATCCACCAAACCTTAATGTTTGGCATGTTCCATGGGGAAAGAAAAATGACTTAGCTAAGCCAGAAGACGTGTTAACTGCTGCAGAGAAGTATATACAAGAGCATGGAACAGAATCCCTCGAGAAACTCATTAGCACTAGCAGG GCTGATAAGGAATCAAGGTTCAGTAGCAGTAGCAATTATATATTTGATGGGGATTATAGTCATAGATACTACTGA
- the LOC113275975 gene encoding uncharacterized protein LOC113275975, translating into MAVFEYFDDMYDIRLKPKLLRSLMKDYLPDEKHPIPSPSELSYIVSTIKTHGLLSECVSSNNDEPVEQKHMDKWKTTVDSWVERLLLLTSSKMPDKIWAGICLIGVTCQECSVDRFVASYSLWFQKLHSQIQSSSDSHFVKVATCASLSDMFTRLAGFSTMKKDATNNAGKLTQPILKQLAEESSEAVLDGAVDLLCTLIKYFPASVHRHYDSVEAVIVSKIMSGKCSAVMLKKFADCLALLPKIRGDEESWSLVMQKNLISVNAYLTAAFQGLEEDSASREFLRLLVLPGKEPPPPLGGNLSVQTSNPAENRSEKLLLSRVSTLMLCCCTMLTNPYPVQVTIPVRPLLALVKRVLLVDGSLSEALMPFMTVMQQEFICSELPGLQLNSLDLLTAIIKGVRSQLLPYAADVVRLLTTYFKRCAFPPLRIKVYSITKMLLISMGVGMALYLAQEVINNAFVDLESLRNENSVASSSINAKPATNLNQPGNRKRKHGTVRGDQQSGVNLEVALLKSKSVTPISVQIAALQALEALLTVGGALRSECWRSNVDLLLITVATNVCDGGWASEDKNAYVSSGEQRTWANLQLAVLHALLASLLSPSRVRPPYLSRGLELFRRGKQETGTKLAEFCAHALLALEVLIHPRALPMTDFSSTHKTFGQGFNQNSIFSSSKQSRFSGGILGMTEPDPDDDLYESWLGNGEETEAPVKNTDQEIKDAVVEPSTKEVQLTVTDYPAGKGDGKGVAEEVKRDKFVVESERAQAPSGGDVGTTGEAVMEPTISVGGGERENKTTNKVIVAESSALDPNSKDGASTVMEGNQMKLTKGVISAAVPSGDTTKPLSWKQIETQTPDDDSDLDSCPDIVYADPDSD; encoded by the exons ATGGCGGTTTTTGAGTACTTTGATGATATGTATGATATAAGATTAAAACCTAAGTTACTTCGTTCATTGATGAAGGATTATTTACCAGATGAAAAACACCCAATTCCAAGCCCGTCAGAGCTATCATATATTGTTTCTACTATTAAAACTCATGGTCTTCTTTCTGAATGTGTTAGTAGTAATAATGATGAACCAGTTGAACAGAAGCATATGGATAAGTGGAAAACTACTGTTGATTCTTGGGTTGAAAGATTACTTCTACTCACTTCTAGCAAAATG CCAGATAAAATTTGGGCAGGAATCTGTTTAATTGGGGTTACTTGTCAAGAATGTAGTGTGGATCGATTTGTAGCGTCATACTCTCTGTGGTTCCAAAAGCTTCACTCTCAAATTCAG TCGTCTTCAGATTCACATTTTGTGAAGGTCGCCACATGTGCCTCATTATCtgatatgttcacaag GTTGGCTGGATTTTCAACTATGAAAAAAGATGCTACAAACAACGCTGGGAAACTTACACAACCCATTCTGAAGCAATTAGCTGAAGAGTCCTCGGAAGCTGTGTTG GACGGAGCAGTTGATTTGTTATGCACCCTTATTAAATATTTCCCAGCATCTGTGCATCGCCACTATGACAGT GTTGAAGCTGTTATTGTCTCAAAAATTATGTCAGGGAAATGCAGTGCTGTCATGTTGAAG AAATTCGCTGATTGCTTAGCGTTGCTCCCAAAGATAAGGGGAGATGAGGAAAGCTGGTCGCTGGTGATGCAAAAAAATTTAATTTCAGTAAACGCTTATCTGACTGCTGCCTTTCAGGGTCTAGAAGAAG ATAGTGCATCTAGAGAGTTTCTTAGACTCTTGGTTCTACCAGGAAAGGAACCCCCTCCTCCCTTAGGTGGTAATCTATCAGTTCAAACCTCAAATCCAGCAGAAAATAGGTCCGAGAAATTGCTACTATCCAGGGTTTCTACGCTAATGTTATGCTGTTGCACAATGCTAACCAACCCTTATCCTGTTCAG GTGACTATTCCTGTTCGGCCTTTACTAGCTCTAGTTAAGAGAGTTTTGCTAGTCGATGGCTCTTTGTCAGAAGCCTTGATGCCATTTATGACAGTCATGCAACAAGAGTTTATCTGTTCAGAGCTTCCAGGTTTGCAACTGAACAGCTTGGATCTTCTGACTGCAATAATCAAGGGAGTGCGCAG TCAACTGTTGCCCTACGCTGCAGATGTTGTCAGACTTCTAACAACATATTTCAAGAGATGTGCGTTTCCTCCGTTGAGGATAAAAGTGTACTCAATCACGAAGATGTTACTGATATCCATGGGTGTTG GAATGGCACTTTACCTCGCTCAGGAAGTAATCAACAATGCTTTTGTAGATCTGGAATCCCTTCGCAATGAAAACAGTGTTGCATCCTCCAGCATAAATGCAAAACCTGCAACTAATTTAAATCAACCCGGCAACAGGAAAAGAAAGCATGGAACTGTACGTGGGGACCAACAGAGTGGAGTTAACTTGGAGGTGGCATTGCTCAAAAGCaaatcagtgactcctatttctGTTCAGATAGCTGCATTACAAGCACTAGAAGCTCTTCTTACAGTG GGCGGTgctttgagatcagagtgttggcGATCAAACGTTGATTTACTTCTGATAACTGTTGCAACAAATGTGTGTGATGGAGGTTGGGCCAGTGAGGATAAAAACGCTTACGTTTCATCTGGTGAACAGAGAACTTGGGCAAATTTGCAGCTTGCGGTCTTGCATGCATTGTTGGCATCTCTTCTGTCCCCATCTCGTGTCCGACCCCCATATTTGTCCAGGGGTCTTGAACTTTTTCGTAGAG GAAAGCAAGAAACAGGAACAAAACTCGCTGAATTCTGTGCTCATGCACTCTTGGCCTTGGAAGTGCTCATACATCCTAGGGCCCTTCCAATGACAGATTTTTCTAGCACCCACAAAACTTTTGGACAAGGGTTTAACCAAAATAGCATATTTTCTAGTTCTAAGCAAAGCCGATTTTCGGGAGGCATACTGGGAATGACTGAACCGGATCCAGATGATGACTTATATGAAAGCTGGCTAGGGAATGGAGAAGAAACTGAGGCCCCAGTTAAAAATACAGATCAGGAAATTAAAGATGCAGTGGTTGAACCTTCTACCAAGGAAGTTCAGCTGACGGTTACAGATTATCCAGCAGGAAAAGGCGATGGTAAAGGGGTTGCAGAAGAAGTAAAGAGAGATAAGTTTGTAGTCGAGTCAGAGAGAGCCCAAGCGCCCTCAGGTGGAGATGTTGGGACTACTGGCGAAGCTGTTATGGAGCCCACAATTAGTGTAGGAGGTGGTGAAAGGGAGAATAAAACGACTAACAAAGTAATCGTAGCGGAAAGTAGTGCACTGGATCCTAATAGCAAAGATGGTGCATCTACTGTTATGGAAGGAAACCAAATGAAGTTGACCAAAGGAGTCATTTCTGCGGCAGTTCCTAGTGGTGATACTACTAAACCACTGTCTTGGAAACAAATAGAGACACAGACGCCAGATGATGACTCTGATCTAGATTCTTGTCCAGATATTGTATATGCAGACCCAGATTCTGACTAG
- the LOC113275977 gene encoding uncharacterized protein LOC113275977 codes for MRSLKLLSSKFAPKFNDLSSVILKTLTGSKTQTQNQQLRFRSTKKNGDEEWNDAWETAWLPEEKEVSEAKTRAPWETTDVHSQSSEETSDVILPLNNGSVDPETKAFVEDMTDNWNERRNRNPKLSKQKKQQQERTDSSNLYSVENIKRDYRLKKQRIHSGLWIKEIEKLEEAKLSGGAGSGNNDIDKLLDSCSEIFDSTNNELDDTEIPSTSEFKTKPDGWETTSKTQDGNVWEISQREEDILLQEYERRIAYCKFQIVSFIKSHIFSRRRPIDGWRYMIEVFGPNARKGKGSAPRLPSLSDASTQPYNEEKTSSVSSLSPYKRR; via the exons ATGCGGAGCTTGAAACTACTATCATCCAAATTCGCACCAAAATTCAATGATCTCTCATCAGTAATTCTTAAAACCCTAACGGGAAGTAAAACCCAAACCCAAAATCAACAACTGAGGTTTCGATCTACAAAGaaaaatggagatgaagaatGGAATGATGCTTGGGAAACAGCATGGTtaccagaagaaaaagaagtatcAGAAGCAAAAACCAGAGCTCCATGGGAAACAACTGATGTTCATTCTCAATCATCAGAAGAAACTAGTGATGTAATTCTTCCATTAAATAATGGTTCTGTTGATCCTGAAACTAAAGCTTTTGTTGAAGATATGACTGATAATTGGAATGAAAGAAGAAATAGAAACCCTAAGTTATCAAAACAGAAGAAGCAACAACAAGAGAGAACAGATAGTAGTAATCTTTATAGTGTTGAGAATATAAAAAGAGATTATAGGTTGAAAAAACAAAGAATACATTCTGGGTTGTGGATAAAAGAGATTGAAAAATTGGAAGAAGCTAAGTTAAGTGGTGGTGCTGGTAGTGGTAATAATGATATTGATAAATTACTTGATAGCTGTTCTGA GATTTTTGACTCCACCAACAATGAGTTAGATGATACTGAAATTCCAAGTACTTCAGAGTTCAAAACTAAGCCAGACGGGTGGGAGACAACATCCAAAACTCAAGATGGGAATGTGTGGGAGATATCTCAgagagaagaagacattcttCTCCAAGAATACGAGCGTCGAATTGCGTACTGTAAATTTCAG ATTGTGAGTTTTATCAAGTCTCACATATTTAGCCGAAGACGACCTATTGATGGGTGGAGGTACATGATAGAAGTGTTTGGACCAAATGCTCGTAAAGGAAAGGGAAGTGCTCCCAGGTTACCAAGTTTGTCTGATGCGTCAACTCAACCTTACAACGAGGAAAAAACGTCATCGGTGAGCAGCCTCTCCCCTTACAAAAGGAGGTAG